A region from the Paludicola sp. MB14-C6 genome encodes:
- a CDS encoding M42 family metallopeptidase: MFNNIKKLCELNGISGRETVVANEIINQIKGIATEIQVDNLGNVIAFKKGKKTPKNKIMLNAHTDEVGMIVTGITDDGMLRFATVGGVNSKVIIGRSVRVSEKEIVGVIGTKAVHMQTADEKKTAVPEDKLYIDIGAKDKEDAMQHVALGDSVTFVGNYVEFGDGFIKAKAIDDRAGCAILIEIMKQDLEYDAYFAFVVQEEVGLRGARVAAHTIEPDVAIVVESTASGDVADVSGADRVTVMGEGAVVSYMDHSTIYDKGLYDLAFKLAKEQNIACQTKTKIAGGNDAGAIHVSRKGVRTVAVSIPSRYIHSPSNVVKKEDVTATYQLALALTNTVGEI, translated from the coding sequence ATGTTTAATAATATAAAAAAGCTATGCGAATTAAACGGTATTTCAGGAAGAGAAACAGTTGTTGCAAATGAAATTATCAATCAAATTAAAGGAATTGCAACAGAGATTCAAGTTGATAATTTAGGTAACGTAATTGCATTTAAAAAGGGTAAGAAAACGCCTAAAAACAAGATTATGTTAAACGCACATACAGATGAAGTCGGTATGATAGTAACCGGCATTACAGATGATGGCATGCTTCGTTTTGCTACTGTTGGCGGCGTAAATTCTAAAGTTATTATCGGTCGCAGCGTTCGTGTTTCAGAAAAAGAAATCGTTGGCGTTATCGGAACAAAAGCAGTTCATATGCAAACTGCTGACGAAAAGAAAACTGCAGTACCTGAAGACAAGCTATATATTGATATTGGTGCAAAAGATAAAGAAGATGCAATGCAGCACGTTGCATTAGGCGACAGCGTAACCTTTGTAGGTAACTATGTTGAATTTGGCGATGGCTTTATCAAAGCAAAAGCAATTGATGATAGAGCAGGTTGCGCAATTTTAATTGAAATTATGAAACAAGATTTAGAATACGATGCTTACTTCGCATTTGTAGTACAAGAAGAAGTAGGCCTTCGTGGTGCGAGAGTTGCAGCACATACAATAGAGCCTGATGTTGCGATTGTCGTTGAATCCACAGCAAGCGGTGATGTAGCAGATGTAAGCGGAGCTGATCGTGTTACGGTTATGGGCGAAGGTGCAGTAGTAAGCTATATGGATCATTCTACTATTTATGATAAAGGTTTATATGATTTAGCATTCAAACTTGCGAAAGAGCAAAATATTGCTTGCCAAACAAAAACAAAAATTGCAGGCGGCAATGATGCTGGTGCAATTCATGTTTCAAGAAAAGGTGTTCGTACAGTAGCGGTATCTATCCCAAGTAGATACATCCATTCTCCATCCAATGTTGTGAAAAAGGAAGATGTTACTGCAACTTATCAGTTGGCTTTAGCACTAACAAATACAGTAGGCGAAATTTAG
- a CDS encoding GNAT family N-acetyltransferase: MFKRLTDQQRDTIEQADSFSPNMLKIKALFQAYGTQYDFVRFYANDSKNAIVSIQDNCATLYCKDDSDLEEACEFISMLSNEVLSEQPLRLAGYQEEIGNIYVCHRFEDVTLDPLSHEIQDAYQVLSQVFSNDINDKNYPRWYTEISHRVRHGVSKVYTYQNLCSATAYCNIDGQLFITQLATVEHARGQGLAKKLLYHIATHEKNVNRIVLLSQNKVSDQFYQNIGFTFLKHWYFYNREENKQYLSNCVYPYKLPQSRTARHAPNRKMLSIYL; encoded by the coding sequence ATGTTCAAAAGGCTAACCGATCAACAAAGGGATACGATAGAACAAGCAGATTCATTTTCGCCTAATATGCTGAAAATAAAAGCTTTATTTCAAGCATACGGAACACAATATGATTTTGTTCGTTTTTATGCAAATGATTCAAAAAATGCAATTGTTTCAATACAGGATAATTGTGCAACTTTATATTGTAAAGATGATTCTGATTTAGAAGAAGCTTGTGAGTTTATATCCATGCTATCCAACGAGGTCTTGAGTGAACAACCACTACGGTTAGCAGGGTACCAAGAAGAAATCGGAAACATCTATGTTTGTCATAGATTTGAAGATGTTACACTTGATCCTCTTTCTCATGAAATACAAGATGCTTATCAAGTATTAAGCCAAGTTTTTTCAAATGATATAAACGACAAAAATTATCCAAGATGGTATACGGAAATATCGCATCGTGTTCGTCATGGAGTATCAAAAGTGTATACTTATCAAAACCTATGCTCTGCAACAGCTTATTGTAATATTGATGGCCAGTTGTTCATTACACAATTAGCGACAGTAGAGCATGCAAGAGGACAAGGGTTGGCAAAAAAATTGCTTTATCATATTGCTACCCATGAGAAAAATGTAAACCGAATTGTGTTGTTGAGTCAAAATAAAGTGAGTGATCAATTTTATCAAAACATAGGTTTTACTTTTTTAAAACATTGGTATTTTTATAATCGAGAAGAAAATAAGCAGTATTTAAGTAATTGTGTCTATCCTTACAAACTCCCTCAGTCTCGCACTGCTCGCCATGCTCCCAACAGAAAAATGCTAAGCATTTATCTGTAA
- a CDS encoding hydrolase, with the protein MNQVTPPEISGTLRKFMVKVPTVIEQCSGIKFFGKTIKSIVFSTDISILRNVNGDAIIAVYPFTPQPIITQAVMMATDKPVFCGVGGGLTQGKRVQNLALHAEYQGASGVVLNAPTSNEVLKRVADTVDIPVIITVVSENEDIAARIKNGATVFNVSAAGKTPEIVAQIRSQYPDVAIIATGGQSDDSILRTIEAGANAISWTPPTNGEIFKKIMQAYREGLPHP; encoded by the coding sequence ATGAATCAAGTAACACCACCTGAAATTAGTGGCACACTCCGTAAATTCATGGTTAAAGTACCAACTGTAATCGAACAGTGTAGCGGGATTAAATTTTTTGGAAAAACAATTAAATCGATCGTATTCAGTACTGATATATCTATTTTGCGTAATGTAAACGGCGATGCGATTATTGCTGTATATCCATTTACCCCTCAGCCTATTATTACTCAAGCTGTAATGATGGCAACGGATAAGCCGGTTTTTTGCGGCGTTGGTGGTGGCTTGACACAAGGAAAACGTGTGCAAAACTTAGCGCTTCATGCTGAGTATCAGGGCGCATCAGGCGTTGTATTAAATGCACCAACTTCAAATGAAGTTTTAAAGCGCGTTGCTGATACTGTTGATATTCCCGTTATTATTACTGTAGTAAGTGAAAATGAAGATATTGCTGCTCGCATTAAAAACGGTGCAACAGTATTTAATGTTTCAGCAGCAGGCAAAACACCTGAGATTGTTGCACAAATTCGATCACAATATCCTGATGTTGCAATTATTGCAACGGGTGGACAAAGTGATGATTCGATATTAAGAACAATTGAAGCAGGCGCAAATGCAATTTCTTGGACACCTCCAACAAACGGAGAGATTTTTAAAAAGATTATGCAAGCCTACCGAGAAGGCTTGCCACATCCATAA
- the thpR gene encoding RNA 2',3'-cyclic phosphodiesterase: MRLFIAIQFTEEIKDSLIDTITKLKRHTKQGKFTFKDNLHLTLAFIGETAKVSAIQQAMNAVNVNDFTLKMSGIGKFKRDGGDIYWIGINKNQDLVGLQKQLCQELIDRGFALENREYKPHLTIGREVVVLDDFNVKEFETTISSMQMNVNKISLMKSERIYGKLVYTEIYAKELNGM, encoded by the coding sequence ATGAGATTATTTATTGCAATTCAATTTACAGAAGAAATAAAAGATAGTTTGATTGACACAATAACCAAGCTAAAGCGACATACAAAACAAGGTAAATTCACATTCAAAGATAATCTACATCTTACATTGGCTTTCATAGGTGAAACAGCTAAAGTTTCTGCGATTCAGCAAGCAATGAACGCTGTCAATGTAAATGACTTTACATTAAAAATGAGTGGAATTGGCAAATTCAAACGTGATGGTGGAGATATCTATTGGATAGGAATTAACAAAAATCAAGATTTAGTTGGTTTACAAAAACAATTATGCCAAGAATTAATCGATAGAGGCTTTGCATTAGAAAATCGTGAGTACAAGCCACATCTGACTATCGGTCGTGAAGTAGTGGTATTGGATGATTTCAATGTGAAAGAATTTGAAACAACAATTTCATCAATGCAAATGAATGTGAATAAAATAAGCTTGATGAAATCAGAGCGAATTTATGGAAAGCTTGTTTACACCGAGATTTATGCAAAGGAATTAAATGGAATGTAA
- a CDS encoding sulfatase-like hydrolase/transferase, whose amino-acid sequence MKRKNIIFICTDQHRVDTLSSYKKDTICKTPTFDELASQSVVFDNAYTTCPVCTPARSSMQTGLYPSKTGLETNSYQTGARTHEIQDTPFLLSRRLNSIGYQAGFTGKWHLGVGKDKTASEEGQWVIQNLDKGFMESAAYLGYGSLPTDVGYIGDDFPGHGCGGWRYNEFKQYLKDNDLELEIINQTKDKRPGDHSTVGEVTSPIESTIEYYLVERAKSIVNHLLESDKPFFLNVNFWGPHEPFFAPTKYLDLYRNVEIPQWESFSEDTTNAPRIYELLRRPELDWSFFQDTLRHYYACTTHIDAQVGRFIDYLKEKGIYDDTVIIFSADHGDNQGCHGGLENKSYSMYDDTTKIPLYMKPAIADYEGYTQHALVGTCDIYATILQMAGYNLNDSFGYGDGRPLTGFIEDKNQPWCDEIVTEGMGAFSIVVTQRMFRKGKYKYVFNGADQDQLFDMEVDPNELHNLIDNSDYVEILLSLKNSFADWMTEHNDIIRDSFCKLNRIKEWKLVK is encoded by the coding sequence ATGAAAAGAAAAAATATTATTTTTATTTGTACAGATCAACATAGAGTTGATACACTCTCTTCTTATAAGAAAGATACAATTTGCAAAACACCAACTTTTGATGAATTAGCAAGTCAAAGTGTAGTTTTCGATAATGCATACACTACTTGCCCTGTATGTACACCTGCAAGAAGTTCAATGCAAACAGGTTTATATCCATCCAAAACAGGTTTGGAAACAAATTCTTATCAAACAGGTGCTAGAACTCATGAAATTCAAGATACTCCTTTTTTGTTAAGTCGACGATTAAACAGTATTGGTTATCAAGCAGGCTTTACCGGTAAATGGCATCTTGGGGTTGGTAAAGATAAAACAGCTTCTGAAGAAGGTCAATGGGTAATTCAAAATCTTGATAAAGGATTTATGGAAAGCGCAGCATATTTAGGTTATGGAAGTTTACCAACTGATGTAGGCTATATTGGAGATGATTTTCCTGGCCATGGTTGTGGCGGTTGGAGATACAATGAATTCAAGCAATATTTAAAAGATAATGATTTAGAATTAGAAATTATTAACCAAACAAAAGATAAGCGACCTGGTGACCATTCTACTGTGGGCGAAGTAACGTCTCCTATTGAATCCACAATTGAATATTATCTTGTAGAACGAGCAAAGTCAATTGTAAATCATTTATTGGAATCAGATAAACCTTTTTTTCTCAATGTAAATTTTTGGGGACCACATGAGCCATTTTTTGCACCAACTAAATATCTTGATTTATATCGTAATGTCGAAATTCCACAATGGGAAAGTTTTAGCGAAGATACAACAAATGCGCCCCGCATTTATGAATTGCTTCGACGCCCAGAACTAGATTGGAGCTTTTTCCAAGATACTTTAAGACACTATTATGCTTGCACTACCCATATAGATGCGCAAGTTGGAAGATTTATAGACTACTTAAAAGAAAAAGGAATTTATGATGATACAGTTATTATTTTCTCAGCAGACCATGGAGATAATCAAGGCTGTCATGGTGGATTAGAGAACAAATCGTATAGTATGTATGATGATACAACTAAAATTCCACTTTATATGAAACCGGCAATTGCTGATTATGAAGGCTACACGCAACATGCATTGGTTGGAACATGTGATATTTATGCAACGATTCTTCAAATGGCGGGTTATAACCTAAATGATTCGTTTGGCTATGGTGACGGTCGTCCGCTAACGGGCTTCATTGAAGATAAAAATCAACCTTGGTGTGATGAAATTGTAACCGAAGGTATGGGGGCATTTAGTATTGTTGTTACACAACGTATGTTTAGAAAAGGCAAATATAAGTATGTATTTAATGGTGCAGATCAAGATCAGTTGTTTGATATGGAAGTAGATCCAAACGAATTACATAATTTGATTGACAATTCGGATTATGTGGAAATTTTATTATCTTTAAAAAATAGCTTTGCAGATTGGATGACAGAACATAACGATATTATTAGAGATTCATTTTGTAAATTAAACCGTATTAAAGAATGGAAATTAGTAAAATAA
- a CDS encoding M42 family metallopeptidase, whose product MQEIKNNLKELCLSVGVVGLENIASQKAAEILKQYTDDVTIDYFGNVIGMIKSKKENAKTLLLDAHIDEIGMIVTSIDDKGFVKVASCGGMDRRLLAAQEVTIHGTNKDIIGIVGSKPPHLEKGEEATQVPEVDSIFIDIGYTKEQAEQYIALGDRVTINSTFQEMLNNRVSVKAMDDRSGVVSILEALRLLKGKELDVNLAILFSSQEEVGGTGARVGSYGISPDYAIAIDVSFAYTSDADEHKCGKMGKGVMIGVSALLDKKMSDDLVAIAKEKEINHQIEVITGRSTGTNADSILITKGGVKTAVLSIPEKYMHTPIEMVEVGDIEAVAQLIAEYAQKVGELDV is encoded by the coding sequence ATGCAAGAAATCAAAAACAATTTAAAAGAATTATGCTTGTCTGTTGGCGTTGTAGGGTTAGAAAATATTGCAAGCCAAAAAGCAGCAGAAATCTTAAAGCAATATACCGATGATGTAACCATTGATTATTTTGGTAATGTAATCGGTATGATTAAATCCAAAAAAGAGAATGCAAAAACGCTATTATTAGATGCTCATATTGATGAAATCGGTATGATAGTAACTTCAATAGATGATAAAGGCTTTGTGAAAGTTGCAAGCTGCGGCGGCATGGATAGAAGATTATTAGCTGCCCAAGAAGTAACCATTCACGGTACCAATAAGGATATTATCGGTATTGTTGGTTCTAAGCCGCCACATCTTGAAAAAGGTGAAGAAGCAACTCAGGTTCCTGAAGTGGATAGCATCTTCATCGATATTGGTTATACCAAAGAACAAGCTGAACAATATATCGCATTGGGGGATCGTGTAACAATCAACTCCACTTTCCAAGAAATGTTGAATAATCGAGTAAGCGTAAAAGCAATGGATGACCGTTCCGGTGTTGTTTCTATTTTAGAAGCACTTCGCTTACTAAAAGGAAAAGAACTAGATGTCAATCTTGCAATTCTATTCTCTTCTCAAGAAGAAGTTGGAGGTACAGGTGCTCGTGTTGGCAGTTATGGTATCAGTCCTGACTATGCAATCGCTATAGACGTAAGCTTTGCCTACACATCAGATGCGGATGAGCATAAATGTGGTAAAATGGGCAAAGGCGTTATGATTGGCGTTTCTGCGTTATTGGATAAGAAAATGTCAGATGACCTAGTTGCAATTGCAAAAGAAAAAGAAATCAACCATCAAATTGAAGTAATTACCGGTCGTTCTACAGGAACAAATGCGGATTCCATTCTAATTACCAAAGGCGGTGTAAAAACTGCTGTATTATCCATTCCAGAAAAATATATGCATACTCCAATTGAAATGGTTGAAGTAGGAGATATTGAAGCAGTAGCACAGTTAATTGCAGAATATGCACAAAAGGTTGGTGAATTAGATGTTTAA
- a CDS encoding aminotransferase class I/II-fold pyridoxal phosphate-dependent enzyme: MLKEQFSISDELLQLSKKAEERCKEAFARIDEIQLYNEAKVLKAFSACKVSETHLAGSTGYGYGDRGREVLDEVFAMALGAEDALVRHNFVSGTHALTVGLFGLLRAGDTMVSITGKPYDTMEEVIGIRGEGNGSLKDFGVHYKQVDLTNSGEPNIDEIKKAVVGAKVAYIQRSRGYSLRESLTIAKIAQLVSACKEVNPEVIIVVDNCYGEFVEKQEPVEVGADLIVGSLIKNPGGGIAQTGGYIAGRKDLVELCSYRLTCVGMGKEVGCTLDQSRGMFMGIFFAPSVVANAIKTSVFALSLFDSMGYKVYPAFDAYRTDIIAAIELKTPENLIAFCQGIQKGSPVDSFVTPEPWEMPGYESKVIMAAGAFTMGASIELSADAPLREPYAVWLQGGLTYNTGKLGILLAAQQMMNLK, encoded by the coding sequence ATGTTAAAAGAACAGTTTTCTATTAGTGATGAGCTATTACAATTAAGTAAAAAAGCAGAAGAACGTTGTAAAGAGGCATTCGCTCGTATAGATGAGATTCAGCTTTATAACGAAGCAAAAGTATTGAAGGCTTTTTCAGCGTGTAAAGTAAGTGAAACACATTTAGCAGGAAGTACAGGCTATGGTTACGGCGATAGAGGCCGAGAAGTGTTAGATGAAGTATTCGCAATGGCACTAGGAGCAGAAGATGCGTTAGTGCGTCATAATTTTGTATCCGGTACACATGCTTTAACTGTAGGTTTATTTGGTTTGTTGCGAGCAGGTGATACCATGGTATCCATTACAGGAAAGCCATATGATACAATGGAAGAAGTAATCGGTATTCGTGGCGAAGGAAATGGTTCATTAAAAGATTTTGGTGTTCATTATAAACAAGTGGATTTAACAAATTCAGGTGAGCCTAATATTGACGAAATTAAAAAAGCTGTGGTTGGAGCAAAGGTGGCATACATACAACGCTCTCGTGGCTATTCATTAAGAGAATCATTGACAATCGCAAAGATAGCACAGCTTGTATCGGCTTGCAAAGAAGTGAATCCCGAAGTCATTATCGTTGTAGATAATTGTTATGGTGAATTTGTTGAAAAACAAGAACCGGTTGAAGTAGGGGCTGATTTAATCGTTGGTTCATTGATTAAAAATCCTGGTGGTGGAATTGCACAAACCGGAGGTTATATAGCAGGAAGAAAAGATTTAGTTGAGCTATGTTCTTATCGCTTAACTTGCGTTGGAATGGGAAAAGAAGTTGGATGTACCTTAGATCAAAGTCGCGGAATGTTTATGGGTATTTTCTTTGCTCCTTCCGTTGTAGCAAATGCAATCAAAACTTCTGTGTTTGCGTTAAGCCTATTTGATAGCATGGGTTATAAAGTATACCCAGCATTTGATGCTTATCGTACAGATATTATCGCTGCAATTGAATTAAAAACACCTGAAAACCTGATTGCATTTTGCCAAGGAATTCAAAAAGGTTCACCTGTTGACTCTTTTGTTACACCTGAGCCTTGGGAGATGCCTGGGTATGAAAGTAAAGTTATCATGGCAGCTGGTGCATTTACCATGGGTGCTTCTATTGAATTATCAGCTGATGCTCCATTAAGAGAACCATATGCCGTGTGGCTGCAAGGTGGTCTTACTTACAATACAGGAAAGCTTGGAATATTATTAGCGGCCCAACAAATGATGAACTTAAAGTAA
- a CDS encoding sulfite exporter TauE/SafE family protein: MNETLQMLLIICPFVFTAGFVDAVAGGGGIIALPAYLFAGLPAHFAAGCNKFSSSFGTLVATLKYIKSGKVRFRIAIYSAIGAMVGSYIGTSLVLFIKEPILRIMMLVALPLVAVFLLFQKKLGIEPIEKQFSAMKQAIISIVIGLFIGCYDGLLGPGTGTFLILAFSGILGFDLVLSSGCAKVSNLASNITSMIIFLIGGKVLFLLAIPAAACSMFGGYLGARFAVKHGAKFVRYIMFVVLGLLFIKTAYDFFIR, encoded by the coding sequence ATGAACGAAACACTTCAAATGTTATTAATTATATGTCCTTTTGTGTTTACTGCAGGATTTGTGGATGCAGTAGCAGGGGGCGGTGGCATTATCGCACTTCCGGCTTACTTATTTGCAGGATTACCCGCTCACTTTGCAGCAGGATGTAATAAATTTTCTTCAAGCTTTGGCACTTTGGTTGCAACTTTGAAATATATTAAAAGCGGAAAAGTTCGATTTCGCATAGCAATTTATTCTGCAATTGGCGCAATGGTTGGTTCTTATATTGGTACAAGTCTTGTATTATTTATCAAAGAACCTATTCTTCGAATTATGATGTTGGTTGCTCTTCCTCTTGTTGCAGTCTTTTTGCTGTTTCAAAAGAAGCTTGGTATTGAACCAATTGAAAAACAGTTTTCAGCAATGAAGCAAGCAATCATATCAATTGTAATTGGCCTTTTTATTGGGTGTTATGATGGCTTACTTGGACCTGGAACAGGAACTTTTTTAATTCTCGCTTTTTCGGGAATACTAGGATTTGACTTAGTATTATCCTCTGGTTGTGCAAAAGTTTCGAATTTAGCTTCCAATATTACTTCTATGATTATTTTTTTAATTGGGGGAAAGGTCTTATTTTTACTTGCAATACCTGCGGCAGCATGTAGTATGTTCGGGGGATATCTTGGAGCACGGTTTGCAGTAAAACATGGAGCAAAATTTGTTCGATATATTATGTTTGTTGTCTTAGGATTGCTATTTATAAAAACGGCATACGACTTTTTTATTAGATAA
- a CDS encoding ROK family protein has translation MKILALDIGGTAIKAGITDGTGKIFDLKEYETNAKNGGPYVMQKAIEIAKSYEDFEAIGISTTGQVDSKKGVIVYANENVPNYTGMDVKAIFENEFHVPVSVENDVNCAAIGETHYGAGRNHNDLLCITYGTGIGGAIIVNRQIYGGSKGLAGEFGHIITHPDGKLCACGQHGCYEQYASTTALVRAAKEYREDLTSGRIIFAEWQKGDEKIKEIVDNWIDEIVFGLVTLIHIFNPSALILGGGILSEPYVADGVNTRIYSKVMDSYSNFEIARAEMKNTAGLLGAAHIAYKNLNQ, from the coding sequence ATGAAAATTCTTGCACTTGACATTGGCGGAACTGCAATTAAAGCCGGCATTACCGACGGAACAGGAAAAATCTTTGATTTAAAAGAGTATGAAACCAACGCAAAAAATGGTGGTCCTTATGTAATGCAAAAAGCAATTGAAATTGCAAAATCCTACGAAGATTTTGAAGCAATCGGTATCAGTACAACCGGACAAGTTGATTCAAAAAAAGGCGTTATAGTATATGCAAATGAAAACGTTCCAAACTATACGGGTATGGACGTTAAAGCAATTTTTGAAAATGAATTTCATGTTCCTGTCAGCGTTGAAAATGACGTTAACTGTGCTGCGATTGGTGAAACTCATTATGGAGCTGGTCGTAATCATAATGATTTATTATGTATTACTTACGGAACAGGAATTGGCGGTGCGATTATTGTGAATCGCCAAATTTATGGTGGAAGTAAAGGGCTAGCCGGAGAATTTGGCCATATCATTACTCATCCTGATGGAAAGCTTTGCGCTTGTGGACAACATGGCTGTTATGAGCAATATGCCTCTACTACTGCTTTAGTTCGTGCAGCAAAAGAGTATCGTGAAGATTTAACTTCCGGAAGAATTATTTTTGCTGAGTGGCAAAAAGGCGACGAAAAGATTAAAGAGATTGTTGATAATTGGATTGATGAAATTGTATTTGGATTAGTAACGCTGATACATATTTTTAATCCAAGTGCATTGATTCTTGGTGGCGGAATTTTATCCGAGCCATATGTTGCTGATGGAGTGAATACAAGAATTTACAGCAAGGTTATGGATAGCTATAGCAATTTTGAAATTGCAAGAGCAGAAATGAAAAATACTGCAGGCCTTTTAGGTGCTGCACATATTGCATACAAAAATTTAAACCAATAA
- a CDS encoding DUF4434 domain-containing protein, whose product MTKSIQGTWFEFQHHSKKEGIYWNNESKNFTEEKWREKVKEIAGTGMEYIVLLATALDFNCYYDTSIFPKADLTCKNPLEVLLSQAEESNLKVFISAGFYGDWMHPQINMVDKEVTKRGLQAMNEIAEQYGKYKSLHGWYFPDETCINGYFSEDFIRYVNTYSNEAHQLNPNYKTLIAPYGTRLVKADDKYIDQLERIDIDYVAYQDEIGVQKTKVEESAAFYEALKKVHDKAGRGALWADIELFEFEGDVYSSALLPAEFSRIKKQIEAVSPYVDKILAYQYQGMMNKPDSKAFAGHPSSAKLYTDYMNWLNK is encoded by the coding sequence ATGACAAAATCAATTCAAGGCACTTGGTTTGAATTTCAACACCACAGCAAAAAAGAAGGTATCTATTGGAATAATGAATCCAAAAACTTTACCGAAGAGAAATGGCGTGAAAAAGTAAAAGAAATTGCGGGAACAGGTATGGAATACATTGTACTTCTTGCAACTGCACTCGATTTTAACTGCTATTATGATACTTCTATTTTCCCTAAAGCAGATTTAACTTGTAAAAATCCTTTAGAAGTACTGCTATCTCAAGCAGAAGAAAGTAATCTAAAAGTGTTTATTAGCGCTGGATTTTATGGGGATTGGATGCATCCTCAAATCAATATGGTAGATAAAGAAGTTACCAAACGTGGATTGCAAGCGATGAATGAAATTGCCGAGCAATATGGTAAATATAAAAGCTTACACGGTTGGTATTTTCCTGATGAAACTTGTATTAACGGTTATTTTTCAGAGGACTTTATACGCTATGTGAATACATATAGTAACGAAGCACATCAACTAAATCCAAACTACAAAACATTGATTGCACCATATGGAACACGCTTAGTAAAAGCAGATGATAAATACATTGACCAATTAGAAAGAATCGACATTGATTATGTTGCTTACCAAGATGAAATTGGTGTGCAAAAAACAAAAGTTGAAGAGAGTGCCGCATTTTATGAAGCTTTAAAAAAGGTTCATGATAAAGCCGGGCGTGGAGCATTATGGGCAGATATTGAGTTGTTCGAATTTGAAGGCGATGTATATTCAAGCGCTTTACTGCCTGCTGAATTCTCTCGTATTAAAAAGCAAATAGAAGCTGTTTCTCCTTATGTTGATAAAATATTAGCTTATCAATATCAAGGCATGATGAACAAGCCTGATTCCAAGGCTTTTGCAGGACATCCTTCTTCAGCAAAGCTTTATACTGATTACATGAACTGGTTAAATAAATAA